In Melanotaenia boesemani isolate fMelBoe1 chromosome 16, fMelBoe1.pri, whole genome shotgun sequence, the following proteins share a genomic window:
- the cdk1 gene encoding cyclin-dependent kinase 1: MEDYLKIEKIGEGTYGVVYKGRHKATGQVVAMKKIRLESEEEGVPSTAVREVSLLQELKHPNVVRLLDVLMQESRLYLIFEFLSMDLKKYLDSIPSGQYMDPMLVKSYLYQILEGIYFCHCRRVLHRDLKPQNLLIDNKGVIKLADFGLARAFGVPVRVYTHEIVTLWYRAPEVLLGSPRYSTPVDVWSTGTIFAELSTKKPLFHGDSEIDQLFRIFRTLGTPNNEVWPEVESLPDYKNTFPKWKSGNLSSMVKNLDQNGLDLMAKMLIYNPPKRISAREAMTHPYFDDLDKSTLPAASINKI; the protein is encoded by the exons ATGGAAGATTacttgaaaatagaaaaaattggAGAAG GTACCTATGGAGTGGTGTACAAGGGAAGGCACAAGGCCACCGGGCAGGTCGTGGCTATGAAGAAGATCCGTCTGGAGAGTGAGGAAGAGGGTGTTCCCAGCACCGCTGTCAGGGAAGTGTCTCTGCTTCAGGAGCTGAAACATCCCAACGTTGTACG CCTGCTGGACGTTCTGATGCAGGAGTCCCGTCTCTACCTCATCTTTGAGTTCCTGTCCATGGACCTGAAGAAGTACCTGGACTCCATCCCGTCTGGCCAGTACATGGACCCCATGCTCGTCAAG AGCTACCTTTACCAGATCTTGGAGGGAATTTATTTCTGCCACTGTCGTCGAGTTCTCCACCGGGACCTGAAACCCCAGAACCTCCTGATAGACAACAAAGGAGTCATCAAACTGGCCGACTTCGGCTTGGCTCGGGCCTTTGGTGTTCCTGTCCGGGTCTACACCCATGAG ATTGTGACTCTGTGGTACCGGGCTCCAGAGGTCCTTCTGGGTTCACCCAGATATTCCACCCCTGTCGATGTGTGGAGCACTGGGACCATCTTCGCTGAGCTGAGCACGAAGAAGCCCTTGTTCCACGGAGACTCGGAGATAGACCAGCTCTTCAGGATCTTCAG GACTCTGGGAACCCCGAACAACGAGGTGTGGCCAGAGGTGGAGAGCCTTCCTGACTACAAAAACACTTTCCCTAAATGGAAGTCTGGGAACCTGTCGTCCATGGTGAAGAACCTGGACCAGAACGGTCTGGACCTGATGGCA AAAATGTTGATCTACAACCCTCCGAAGAGGATCTCTGCCCGTGAGGCCATGACACACCCATACTTTGATGACTTGGACAAATCCACCCTGCCTGCTGCCAGCATCAACAAGATCTAG